One window of Deltaproteobacteria bacterium genomic DNA carries:
- a CDS encoding transposase — WVVERSFGWLEKCRRLWKNCERKLSTSRQMVILAFLVLLLRRF; from the coding sequence TGGGTAGTGGAACGTTCTTTTGGTTGGTTGGAAAAATGTCGAAGGCTATGGAAAAATTGCGAAAGAAAACTCTCAACGAGCCGTCAAATGGTCATCCTGGCGTTTTTGGTGTTATTGCTGAGGAGATTCTGA
- the tcmP gene encoding three-Cys-motif partner protein TcmP, which yields MEAYLIILAKQDWCKGYEYIDAFAGTGKPQSRDEEIFVDGSPRVALSLKKPFTHYHFIEESPWRVKKLEELREEFTGRKISIYQGDSNKILIEKMVPQLSYVSKKKSDRFYRPLWDATELGNFKSHCGGQDN from the coding sequence CTGGAAGCCTATCTTATTATTTTAGCCAAACAAGATTGGTGCAAGGGTTATGAATATATCGATGCTTTTGCAGGGACGGGGAAACCTCAAAGCCGGGATGAGGAGATTTTTGTTGACGGTTCTCCCCGCGTTGCGTTGAGTCTCAAAAAACCATTTACCCATTATCATTTCATCGAAGAATCGCCTTGGAGAGTCAAAAAGCTTGAAGAACTTCGCGAAGAATTTACAGGGAGGAAAATTTCAATTTATCAGGGAGACAGTAATAAAATTCTCATAGAAAAAATGGTTCCACAATTATCCTATGTCAGTAAAAAAAAGAGCGATCGCTTTTATAGACCCCTTTGGGATGCAACTGAATTAGGAAACTTTAAAAGCCATTGCGGAGGCCAAGACAATTGA
- a CDS encoding phage Gp37/Gp68 family protein: MSDHSSIEWTDATWNPVTGCTKISAGCKNCYAETFAERFRGVPEHPFEQGFDLRLWPERLELPLKWKQPRLIFVDSMSDLFHKDISDDFIWKVFETMCKAKQHIFQVLTKRSERLLQWTADHFRVVPKNIWLGVSVENHSATFRIGHLQKTPAQIRFLSIEPLIGPVHLDEDLLQGIHWVIVGGESGHRARKMDPEWVCNIRQQCLQYDVPFFFKQWGAYDPLSGRKVGKKAAGRILHGRTWNDLPQKVTYRF, translated from the coding sequence ATGAGCGACCACTCTTCCATTGAATGGACAGACGCAACATGGAACCCGGTGACAGGGTGTACCAAAATCAGCGCGGGTTGTAAAAACTGTTATGCCGAAACTTTTGCAGAACGGTTTCGGGGAGTGCCGGAGCATCCCTTTGAACAGGGTTTTGATCTTCGTTTGTGGCCGGAAAGATTGGAACTGCCTCTCAAGTGGAAACAGCCGAGATTGATTTTTGTCGATTCGATGTCCGATCTTTTTCACAAAGATATTTCTGATGATTTTATCTGGAAGGTTTTTGAGACCATGTGCAAAGCAAAGCAGCATATATTTCAAGTTTTGACGAAAAGATCGGAAAGGCTGTTGCAATGGACTGCCGATCATTTCCGCGTGGTGCCGAAAAATATCTGGCTTGGCGTTTCGGTGGAAAATCATTCTGCTACATTTAGAATCGGACACCTTCAAAAAACGCCGGCCCAAATTCGTTTTTTGTCGATTGAGCCTTTAATCGGCCCCGTTCATCTCGATGAGGATCTTTTACAAGGAATTCATTGGGTGATTGTGGGGGGTGAAAGCGGACATCGGGCAAGAAAAATGGATCCAGAATGGGTCTGCAACATCCGCCAACAATGCTTGCAATATGATGTCCCTTTCTTTTTCAAACAATGGGGAGCCTATGATCCGCTTTCTGGAAGGAAAGTTGGTAAAAAAGCGGCAGGCCGGATTTTGCATGGAC